One stretch of Clupea harengus chromosome 2, Ch_v2.0.2, whole genome shotgun sequence DNA includes these proteins:
- the mrpl30 gene encoding 39S ribosomal protein L30, mitochondrial, whose amino-acid sequence MSGLYRALQKSSTAVIKNMTEASQLPWYCPSRSLFRRSRVPNEVFEERSKEHEKHGGDPEQPHKLHIVTRVRTTVGRPYWEKKVVKSLGLEKAHTPRVHKNIPSVNNHLKIIKHLVRIQPLKLPYGLPAEEDMADTYLNSKGELVVRKLLKPVEHKAIGS is encoded by the exons ATGTCGGGGTTATATCGTGCTCTTCAGAAGTCTTCTACTGCTGTTATTAAG AATATGACCGAAGCCAGTCAGCTCCCATGGTACTGTCCATCACGCAGCCTTTTCAGAAGATCACGCGTTCCCAATGAG GTGTTTGAAGAGCGATCAAAAGAACATGAGAAACATGGTGGTGACCCAGAGCAACCCCACAAACTGCATATTGTCACACGAGTGAGGACGACAGTGGGGCGGCCCTACTGGGAAAAGAAGGTGGTGAAGAGCCTGGGGCTGGAGAAG GCTCATACACCTCGTGTCCATAAGAACATACCCTCTGTGAATAATCACctgaaaataataaaacatctagTGAG GATTCAGCCATTGAAATTACCATATGGTCTTCCTGCTGAGGAAGATATGGCTGACACTTACCTCAATAGCAAAGGAGAACTGGTAGTACGGAAACTGCTCAAGCCAGTGGAGCACAAAGCAATTGGCTCTTAA
- the mitd1 gene encoding MIT domain-containing protein 1: protein MSLNNIPGMETSAISVLKRAVELDQISRFQESLVCYQEGIQLLIDVLKAVKDDSKKVHYREKIKGYMERAEQIKVHLNKAKEEGKYHEQIKIADCDTGFSYEVLFKPYISEGLTEVWVEDPYIRHVHQLYNFLRFCEMLLKTQGKVKKIHLLTSQDDGDSSAQQVNALSELKESLQRRRVDLDIQYSSTIHDREIRFDNGWIIKIGRGLDYFKKTKGRFSIGYCDYDLRECHETTVDVFHTKHTKTS from the exons ATGTCACTCAACAACATCCCTGGGATGGAGACGTCTGCCATCTCTGTTCTGAAGAGGGCCGTGGAGTTGGACCAAATTTCACGCTTCCAGGAGTCTCTGGTGTGCTACCAGGAAGGGATCCAGCTGCTGATTGATGTCCTTAAAG CTGTGAAGGATGATTCCAAAAAAGTGCACTATAGGGAGAAGATCAAGGGGTATATGGAAAGAGCTGAACAGATTAAAGTGCATCTTAATAAAGCTAAAGAGG AGGGCAAATATCATGAACAGATCAAGATAGCAGACTGTGACACAGGATTTAGCTATGAAGTCCTCTTCAAGCCATACATCAGTGAGGGCCTGACTGAGGTTTGGGTGGAGGACCCTTATATTCGCCATGTTCATCAG CTCTACAACTTCCTGCGTTTCTGTGAAATGCTATTGAAGACCCAAGGCAAAGTCAAGAAAATTCACCTCCTGACCTCTCAAGATGAT GGAGACAGTTCTGCTCAGCAGGTCAATGCCCTCAGTGAACTCAAGGAGTCGCTTCAGAGGCGAAGGGTTGACCTAGACATCCAGTACTCCTCCACCATCCACGACAGAGAGATCAG ATTTGATAATGGCTGGATCATAAAGATTGGACGAGGACTTGACTATTTTAAAAAGACTAAG GGAAGATTCTCTATTGGATATTGTGATTACGACTTGAGAGAGTGTCACGAGACGACTGTGGACGTTtttcacacaaagcacacaaagacaagtTAG